From the Oscillospiraceae bacterium genome, one window contains:
- a CDS encoding ABC transporter ATP-binding protein, with protein sequence MRIDGYTKKYGDLTVFDDFSVEFYDQKINCIMGPSGCGKTTLLNAIAGLDGDKLKINISYIFQEPRLLPWKRIRQNIMIALPDTFTKAEKRERAEKYLTAVGLEKFMNYYPAQLSGGMRQRAAIARAFAVPCDLLLMDEPFNGQDMKTREELIKLFLKLWKEEPKTVIAVTHSFSEAWLLG encoded by the coding sequence TTGCGGATAGACGGATATACAAAAAAATACGGCGACCTTACGGTGTTCGACGATTTTTCAGTCGAGTTTTACGACCAAAAGATCAATTGCATCATGGGGCCGTCGGGCTGCGGAAAAACAACTTTATTAAATGCAATTGCGGGTCTTGACGGCGATAAATTAAAAATAAATATCAGTTATATTTTTCAAGAACCCCGTCTGCTGCCTTGGAAACGGATCCGCCAAAACATTATGATCGCGCTGCCTGATACTTTTACAAAAGCCGAAAAGCGCGAACGTGCGGAAAAATATCTGACTGCGGTCGGCCTTGAAAAATTCATGAATTATTATCCCGCGCAGCTCTCGGGAGGAATGCGCCAGCGGGCGGCGATTGCGCGTGCGTTTGCCGTTCCCTGCGATTTGTTATTAATGGACGAGCCGTTTAACGGGCAGGATATGAAGACCAGAGAAGAGCTGATCAAGCTTTTTTTAAAACTCTGGAAAGAAGAACCCAAGACCGTGATCGCGGTCACGCACAGCTTTTCCGAGGCGTGGCTGCTCGGGGA